The following coding sequences lie in one Danio rerio strain Tuebingen ecotype United States chromosome 3, GRCz12tu, whole genome shotgun sequence genomic window:
- the ubfd1 gene encoding ubiquitin domain-containing protein UBFD1 isoform X1: MAAQDGSEVVGMEAEVTQKVPEVLCEAAGQGDEAGSEATSLTDGESTSAEPAAVSNGEESDEGKEMVDVKIIWNKNKYDLKIPLDGTGAKLKEKIHALTGLPPAMQKVMYKGLLPEEKTLREIKVTNGAKIMVVGSTINDVLAVNTPKEVIQQEVKAEENKKEPLCRQKQHRKVLDKGKPDDVMSSIKGAKERLPTVPLSGMYNKSGGKVRLTFKLEQDQLWIGTKERTEKIPMGSIKNVVTEPIEGHEDYHMMAFQLGPTEASQYWVYWVPAQFVDAIKDTVLGKWQYF, from the exons ATGGCGGCGCAGGATG GAAGTGAGGTAGTAGGTATGGAGGCTGAGGTCACACAGAAGGTACCAGAAGTGTTGTGCGAAGCTGCGGGACAAGGAGACGAAGCAGGCAGCGAAGCAACATCTCTTACCGATGGTGAAAGCACATCAGCTGAGCCTGCTGCGGTCAGCAACGGAGAGGAAAGTGACGAGGGGAAAGAGATGGTGGACGTGAAAATCATTtggaacaaaaacaaatatgatcTTAAAATCCCTTTAGATGGCACCGGTGCCAAGCTGAAAGAGAAGATTCACGCTCTCACTG GTCTTCCACCCGCTATGCAGAAAGTGATGTACAAAGGACTGCTAcctgaggaaaagacacttcgagaaattaaagttacaaatggtgcAAAGATCATGGTGGTCGGATCCACAATAAATGATGTACTAGCTGTAAATACACCAAAAGAAGTTATTCAGCAAGAGGTTAAAGCCGAGGAGAACAAAAAGGAGCCATTGTGCAGACAAAAG CAACACAGAAAGGTTTTGGACAAAGGTAAACCAGATGACGTCATGTCATCAATAAAAGGAGCTAAG GAGCGTCTGCCAACAGTGCCTTTATCAGGAATGTACAACAAATCTGGTGGTAAAGTACGACTAACTTTCAAACTGGAACAGGATCAGTTGTGGATCGGAACAAAAG AAAGAACAGAAAAAATCCCTATGGGTTCCATTAAAAATGTTGTGACTGAGCCAATAGAGGGTCACGAGGACTATCATATGATG GCATTTCAGCTGGGTCCGACAGAAGCCTCACAATATTGGGTCTACTGGGTGCCTGCACAGTTTGTTGATGCAATCAAAGACACAGTTCTGGGAAAATGGCAGTATTTTTAA
- the ubfd1 gene encoding ubiquitin domain-containing protein UBFD1 isoform X2 translates to MGKQAGSEVVGMEAEVTQKVPEVLCEAAGQGDEAGSEATSLTDGESTSAEPAAVSNGEESDEGKEMVDVKIIWNKNKYDLKIPLDGTGAKLKEKIHALTGLPPAMQKVMYKGLLPEEKTLREIKVTNGAKIMVVGSTINDVLAVNTPKEVIQQEVKAEENKKEPLCRQKQHRKVLDKGKPDDVMSSIKGAKERLPTVPLSGMYNKSGGKVRLTFKLEQDQLWIGTKERTEKIPMGSIKNVVTEPIEGHEDYHMMAFQLGPTEASQYWVYWVPAQFVDAIKDTVLGKWQYF, encoded by the exons ATGGGAAAGCAAGCCG GAAGTGAGGTAGTAGGTATGGAGGCTGAGGTCACACAGAAGGTACCAGAAGTGTTGTGCGAAGCTGCGGGACAAGGAGACGAAGCAGGCAGCGAAGCAACATCTCTTACCGATGGTGAAAGCACATCAGCTGAGCCTGCTGCGGTCAGCAACGGAGAGGAAAGTGACGAGGGGAAAGAGATGGTGGACGTGAAAATCATTtggaacaaaaacaaatatgatcTTAAAATCCCTTTAGATGGCACCGGTGCCAAGCTGAAAGAGAAGATTCACGCTCTCACTG GTCTTCCACCCGCTATGCAGAAAGTGATGTACAAAGGACTGCTAcctgaggaaaagacacttcgagaaattaaagttacaaatggtgcAAAGATCATGGTGGTCGGATCCACAATAAATGATGTACTAGCTGTAAATACACCAAAAGAAGTTATTCAGCAAGAGGTTAAAGCCGAGGAGAACAAAAAGGAGCCATTGTGCAGACAAAAG CAACACAGAAAGGTTTTGGACAAAGGTAAACCAGATGACGTCATGTCATCAATAAAAGGAGCTAAG GAGCGTCTGCCAACAGTGCCTTTATCAGGAATGTACAACAAATCTGGTGGTAAAGTACGACTAACTTTCAAACTGGAACAGGATCAGTTGTGGATCGGAACAAAAG AAAGAACAGAAAAAATCCCTATGGGTTCCATTAAAAATGTTGTGACTGAGCCAATAGAGGGTCACGAGGACTATCATATGATG GCATTTCAGCTGGGTCCGACAGAAGCCTCACAATATTGGGTCTACTGGGTGCCTGCACAGTTTGTTGATGCAATCAAAGACACAGTTCTGGGAAAATGGCAGTATTTTTAA
- the ubfd1 gene encoding ubiquitin domain-containing protein UBFD1 — MEAEVTQKVPEVLCEAAGQGDEAGSEATSLTDGESTSAEPAAVSNGEESDEGKEMVDVKIIWNKNKYDLKIPLDGTGAKLKEKIHALTGLPPAMQKVMYKGLLPEEKTLREIKVTNGAKIMVVGSTINDVLAVNTPKEVIQQEVKAEENKKEPLCRQKQHRKVLDKGKPDDVMSSIKGAKERLPTVPLSGMYNKSGGKVRLTFKLEQDQLWIGTKERTEKIPMGSIKNVVTEPIEGHEDYHMMAFQLGPTEASQYWVYWVPAQFVDAIKDTVLGKWQYF; from the exons ATGGAGGCTGAGGTCACACAGAAGGTACCAGAAGTGTTGTGCGAAGCTGCGGGACAAGGAGACGAAGCAGGCAGCGAAGCAACATCTCTTACCGATGGTGAAAGCACATCAGCTGAGCCTGCTGCGGTCAGCAACGGAGAGGAAAGTGACGAGGGGAAAGAGATGGTGGACGTGAAAATCATTtggaacaaaaacaaatatgatcTTAAAATCCCTTTAGATGGCACCGGTGCCAAGCTGAAAGAGAAGATTCACGCTCTCACTG GTCTTCCACCCGCTATGCAGAAAGTGATGTACAAAGGACTGCTAcctgaggaaaagacacttcgagaaattaaagttacaaatggtgcAAAGATCATGGTGGTCGGATCCACAATAAATGATGTACTAGCTGTAAATACACCAAAAGAAGTTATTCAGCAAGAGGTTAAAGCCGAGGAGAACAAAAAGGAGCCATTGTGCAGACAAAAG CAACACAGAAAGGTTTTGGACAAAGGTAAACCAGATGACGTCATGTCATCAATAAAAGGAGCTAAG GAGCGTCTGCCAACAGTGCCTTTATCAGGAATGTACAACAAATCTGGTGGTAAAGTACGACTAACTTTCAAACTGGAACAGGATCAGTTGTGGATCGGAACAAAAG AAAGAACAGAAAAAATCCCTATGGGTTCCATTAAAAATGTTGTGACTGAGCCAATAGAGGGTCACGAGGACTATCATATGATG GCATTTCAGCTGGGTCCGACAGAAGCCTCACAATATTGGGTCTACTGGGTGCCTGCACAGTTTGTTGATGCAATCAAAGACACAGTTCTGGGAAAATGGCAGTATTTTTAA